One window from the genome of Pseudonocardia hierapolitana encodes:
- a CDS encoding 5-formyltetrahydrofolate cyclo-ligase, with protein MSPRPSRRHDHDAGGDPELLRAKAALRDEVWTALSEARVARFPGARNRISNFTGAEAAARRLAETEHWRAATTVKANPDSAQLPVRQRALEDGKTVYMAVPRLAEPEPFFLLDPDHLADPPRRAASIAGATRSARRVAVADLSPVDLVVSGCVAVGEDGARLGKGGGFADLEFALATAAGLVGAGTLVVTTVHELQVRPAGAIPTAPHDAPVDLVVTPERVIDCRERRGRRPADGIRWSELTQEKIEAIPLLRALAKEAVR; from the coding sequence GCTCCGGGCCAAGGCGGCGCTGCGCGACGAGGTGTGGACGGCGCTGTCCGAGGCGCGGGTGGCGCGGTTCCCCGGCGCCCGCAACCGCATCTCCAACTTCACCGGGGCCGAGGCCGCGGCCCGGCGCCTGGCGGAGACCGAGCACTGGCGGGCGGCCACCACCGTCAAGGCCAACCCGGACTCCGCGCAGTTGCCCGTGCGCCAGCGGGCCCTCGAGGACGGCAAGACCGTCTACATGGCGGTGCCGCGCCTCGCCGAGCCCGAGCCGTTCTTCCTGCTGGACCCCGACCACCTGGCCGACCCGCCTCGGCGCGCGGCGTCCATCGCCGGGGCGACGCGCTCGGCGCGGCGGGTGGCCGTGGCCGACCTGTCGCCGGTCGACCTCGTGGTGAGCGGCTGTGTCGCCGTGGGCGAGGACGGCGCGCGGCTGGGCAAGGGCGGCGGGTTCGCCGACCTGGAGTTCGCGCTCGCCACGGCCGCGGGCCTGGTCGGCGCGGGGACGCTCGTGGTCACCACCGTGCACGAGCTGCAGGTCCGCCCCGCCGGGGCCATCCCGACCGCGCCGCACGACGCCCCGGTCGACCTCGTCGTCACGCCCGAGCGCGTGATCGACTGCCGGGAACGGCGCGGTCGGCGGCCGGCTGACGGCATCCGCTGGTCCGAGCTCACACAGGAGAAGATCGAGGCGATCCCGCTGCTGCGGGCGCTCGCGAAGGAGGCGGTCCGATGA
- a CDS encoding LacI family DNA-binding transcriptional regulator — translation MVEPLAPAPVMTDVARLAGVSHQTVSRVVNGSPHVSEQTRARVLAAMEELGYRRNAVARALATRRSGALGVITFDTVLYGPVSTLYSIEQAASTVGMGVSIAVVERISSEAVERALVRLQDQSVEGVVALAAQLDAVDVLTAKLRPVPTVFVGGLLGGGTGGETSPVPAIGIDQRGGAARATRHLLELGHHTVHHVAGPADWLDARWRVEGWHSALTAAGAPVTTPEAGDWSARSGFAAMQRLLAGDPGLTAVFAANDHMALGVLRALDEAGRRVPEDVSVVGFDDVPEAEFFRPPLTTVRQHFPEAGRRAVRLLLDIIRPDEAPSFGREAGTDLVPTDLVLRRSTGPA, via the coding sequence ATGGTGGAACCACTTGCTCCTGCTCCCGTGATGACCGACGTCGCGCGGTTGGCGGGCGTGTCCCACCAGACCGTCTCCCGGGTCGTCAACGGTTCGCCGCACGTCAGCGAGCAGACCCGGGCCCGCGTGCTGGCCGCGATGGAGGAGCTCGGCTACCGGCGCAACGCCGTGGCACGGGCACTGGCCACCCGCCGCTCCGGTGCACTCGGGGTGATCACCTTCGACACGGTGCTGTACGGGCCGGTGAGCACGCTGTACAGCATCGAGCAGGCGGCCAGCACGGTCGGCATGGGCGTGAGCATCGCGGTGGTCGAGCGGATCAGCTCCGAGGCCGTGGAGCGGGCGCTCGTCCGGCTGCAGGACCAGTCCGTCGAGGGGGTCGTGGCGCTCGCCGCCCAGCTCGACGCGGTGGACGTCCTCACCGCGAAGCTGCGGCCGGTCCCCACCGTCTTCGTCGGTGGCCTGCTCGGGGGCGGGACCGGCGGCGAGACCTCACCGGTGCCCGCGATCGGCATCGACCAGCGCGGTGGCGCGGCACGGGCCACCCGGCACCTCCTCGAGCTCGGCCACCACACCGTCCACCACGTGGCCGGCCCCGCCGACTGGCTCGACGCGCGCTGGCGCGTCGAGGGCTGGCACTCGGCGCTCACCGCCGCAGGCGCACCCGTCACCACGCCCGAGGCAGGCGACTGGAGCGCCCGCTCCGGCTTCGCGGCGATGCAGCGCCTGCTCGCCGGCGACCCCGGGCTCACGGCCGTCTTCGCGGCCAACGACCACATGGCGCTCGGCGTCCTGCGCGCCCTCGACGAGGCCGGTCGCCGGGTGCCGGAGGACGTCAGCGTCGTCGGCTTCGACGACGTCCCGGAGGCGGAGTTCTTCCGCCCTCCGCTCACCACCGTGCGCCAGCACTTCCCCGAGGCGGGCCGGCGCGCGGTGCGCCTGCTGCTCGACATCATCCGGCCGGACGAGGCCCCGAGCTTCGGCCGTGAAGCCGGAACCGACCTGGTGCCCACCGACCTGGTGCTCCGCCGCAGCACGGGCCCCGCCTGA
- the araB gene encoding ribulokinase produces MPSPHSPQGAVTVGIDFGTLSGRAVVVRVSDGAELASAVHPYPHGVVDHTLPATGAQLPPDWALQMPGDWIEVLKVAVPKAVAAAGVDPRDVIGIATDFTASTVLPTLTDGTPLCELPEFAERPHAYPKLWKHHAAQGQADRINEVAEERGEAWLARYGGRISSEWEFAKALQLLEEDPEIYARTERWVEAADWIIWKLSGTYVRNACVVGYKGIYQDGHHPDREYLAALNPDFADFVTDKLEHPIAQLGDRAGVLTAEAAAWTGLPEGIAVAVGNLDAHATVPAAQALDPGQMVAIMGTSTCHVMVSDRLGEVPGMCGVVDGGVITGMWGYEAGQSGVGDIFGWFVETSVPPEYHQRAAERGIDIHTLLTELAAEQEVGEHGLVALDWHSGNRSVLVDHELSGVIVGQTLATRPEHTYRALLEATAFGTRTIIESFEAAGVPVRELVVAGGLLKNKFLMQLYADVCNMPLSTIVSEQGPALGAAIHAAVAAGAYPDVRSAAAAMGGVNRGAYTPDPERAGAYDALYAEYQRLHDYFGRGENDVLHRLRAIRRAAVNGK; encoded by the coding sequence GTGCCGAGTCCGCACAGCCCCCAGGGCGCCGTCACCGTCGGCATCGACTTCGGCACGCTGTCCGGGCGCGCCGTCGTCGTGCGTGTGTCCGACGGCGCCGAACTGGCGAGTGCCGTGCACCCCTACCCCCACGGGGTCGTCGACCACACGCTGCCGGCCACCGGTGCCCAGCTCCCCCCGGACTGGGCGCTGCAGATGCCGGGCGACTGGATCGAGGTGCTGAAGGTCGCCGTGCCGAAGGCCGTCGCCGCCGCGGGCGTCGACCCGCGCGACGTGATCGGCATCGCCACCGACTTCACCGCGTCGACGGTGTTGCCGACGCTCACCGACGGCACCCCGCTGTGCGAGCTGCCCGAGTTCGCCGAACGCCCGCACGCCTACCCGAAGCTCTGGAAGCACCACGCCGCGCAGGGCCAGGCCGACCGGATCAACGAGGTCGCCGAGGAGCGGGGCGAGGCGTGGCTGGCCCGCTACGGCGGCCGCATCTCCAGCGAGTGGGAGTTCGCCAAGGCGCTGCAGCTCCTCGAGGAGGACCCGGAGATCTACGCGCGCACCGAGCGCTGGGTCGAGGCGGCCGACTGGATCATCTGGAAGCTGTCCGGCACCTACGTCCGCAACGCCTGCGTCGTCGGCTACAAGGGCATCTACCAGGACGGGCACCACCCCGACCGCGAGTACCTCGCCGCGCTGAACCCGGACTTCGCCGACTTCGTCACCGACAAGCTCGAACACCCCATCGCCCAGCTCGGCGACCGCGCAGGCGTACTCACGGCCGAGGCCGCCGCCTGGACCGGTCTGCCGGAGGGCATCGCGGTCGCGGTCGGCAACCTCGACGCCCACGCCACGGTGCCGGCCGCGCAGGCCCTCGACCCCGGCCAGATGGTCGCGATCATGGGCACGTCCACCTGCCACGTGATGGTCTCCGACCGCCTCGGCGAGGTGCCGGGCATGTGCGGGGTGGTCGACGGCGGCGTGATCACGGGCATGTGGGGCTACGAGGCAGGCCAGAGCGGCGTCGGCGACATCTTCGGCTGGTTCGTCGAGACGTCGGTGCCGCCGGAGTACCACCAGCGCGCGGCGGAGCGCGGGATCGACATCCACACGCTGCTCACCGAGCTGGCGGCCGAGCAGGAGGTCGGCGAGCACGGGCTCGTCGCGCTCGACTGGCACTCGGGCAACCGCTCGGTGCTCGTCGACCACGAGCTCTCCGGCGTGATCGTCGGACAGACGCTCGCCACGCGGCCCGAGCACACCTACCGGGCCCTCCTGGAAGCCACTGCGTTCGGCACCCGCACGATCATCGAGTCCTTCGAGGCTGCGGGCGTGCCGGTGCGGGAGCTGGTGGTGGCAGGCGGTCTGCTGAAGAACAAGTTCCTCATGCAGCTCTACGCCGACGTCTGCAACATGCCGCTGTCGACGATCGTCTCCGAGCAGGGCCCCGCCCTCGGCGCCGCCATCCACGCCGCGGTCGCCGCAGGCGCCTACCCCGACGTGCGTTCCGCCGCTGCCGCGATGGGCGGAGTCAACCGGGGCGCCTACACCCCCGACCCGGAGCGCGCCGGCGCCTACGACGCGCTCTACGCCGAGTACCAGCGCCTGCACGACTACTTCGGACGAGGAGAGAACGATGTACTGCACCGGTTGCGCGCGATCCGCCGGGCGGCGGTGAACGGCAAGTGA
- the araA gene encoding L-arabinose isomerase produces MTGSVWFLTGSQGLYGEETLQQVAQQSQEIAKELGEALPVDLAWKPVLTDSEGIHRTMLAANADPSCIGVIAWMHTFSPARMWIHGLDALQKPLLHLHTQANQALPWSTIDMDFMNLNQAAHGDREFGYIQARLGVIRKIVAGHVSDPGVQGKIAAWTRAARGWAEVRTLKLARFGDTMRDVAVTEGDRTEAQWRWGVTVNGYAVTDLADAVHASLDAEVDRLVGEYEERYDVVPELRRGGERHESLRYGARIELGLRALLDKAGARAFTTNFEDLGALRQLPGLAVQRLMAEGYGFAGEGDWKTATLLRTLKVAAEGLPGGTSFMEDYTYHLGPGTPKVLGAHMLEVCPTIAAATPRVEIHPLGIGNREDPVRMVFDAAPGEAIVVGMSDMGDRFRLVLNEIDVVEADEPLPKLPVARAVWEPRPDLATSAETWIMAGGPHHTVLSTALSTEEVADLAEFARTELVVIDADTQVRRFQQELRWNQAYYRLAGAL; encoded by the coding sequence GTGACCGGATCGGTGTGGTTCCTCACCGGCAGCCAGGGGCTCTACGGCGAGGAGACGCTGCAGCAGGTCGCGCAGCAGTCCCAGGAGATCGCGAAGGAGCTCGGCGAGGCGCTGCCCGTCGACCTCGCCTGGAAGCCGGTGCTCACCGACTCGGAGGGCATCCACCGCACGATGCTGGCGGCGAACGCCGACCCGTCCTGCATCGGCGTGATCGCGTGGATGCACACGTTCTCGCCCGCCCGGATGTGGATCCACGGCCTCGACGCGCTGCAGAAGCCGCTGCTGCACCTGCACACGCAGGCCAACCAGGCGCTGCCGTGGTCGACGATCGACATGGACTTCATGAACCTGAACCAGGCCGCCCACGGCGACCGGGAGTTCGGGTACATCCAGGCGCGGCTCGGGGTGATCCGCAAGATCGTCGCCGGGCACGTCTCGGACCCGGGCGTGCAGGGCAAGATCGCGGCCTGGACGCGTGCGGCGCGGGGATGGGCCGAGGTCCGCACGCTGAAGCTCGCCCGCTTCGGCGACACCATGCGCGACGTCGCCGTCACCGAAGGCGACCGCACCGAGGCGCAGTGGCGCTGGGGCGTCACCGTCAACGGCTACGCGGTCACCGACCTCGCCGACGCCGTGCACGCGAGCCTCGACGCCGAGGTCGACCGCCTCGTCGGGGAGTACGAAGAGCGCTACGACGTGGTGCCGGAGCTGCGCCGGGGCGGCGAGCGGCACGAGTCCCTGCGCTACGGCGCCCGGATCGAGCTGGGCCTGCGCGCCCTGCTGGACAAGGCCGGCGCGAGAGCCTTCACCACCAACTTCGAGGACCTCGGCGCCCTGCGCCAGCTGCCAGGGCTCGCCGTGCAGCGCCTGATGGCCGAGGGCTACGGCTTCGCGGGCGAGGGCGACTGGAAGACCGCCACGCTGCTGCGCACGCTGAAGGTCGCCGCCGAGGGACTGCCCGGCGGCACCTCGTTCATGGAGGACTACACCTACCACCTGGGCCCGGGCACGCCGAAGGTGCTCGGCGCGCACATGCTCGAGGTGTGCCCGACGATCGCGGCCGCCACCCCGCGGGTGGAGATCCACCCGCTCGGCATCGGAAACCGCGAGGACCCGGTCCGCATGGTGTTCGACGCCGCGCCCGGCGAGGCGATCGTCGTCGGCATGTCCGACATGGGCGACCGGTTCCGGCTCGTGCTCAACGAGATCGACGTCGTCGAGGCCGACGAGCCGCTGCCGAAGCTGCCCGTCGCCCGCGCGGTCTGGGAGCCCCGACCCGACCTCGCCACCTCCGCGGAGACGTGGATCATGGCGGGCGGCCCGCACCACACGGTGCTGTCCACGGCCCTGTCCACCGAGGAGGTTGCCGACCTCGCCGAGTTCGCCCGCACCGAGCTCGTCGTGATCGACGCCGACACGCAGGTGCGCCGGTTCCAGCAGGAGCTGCGGTGGAACCAGGCGTACTACCGGCTCGCCGGCGCCCTGTAG
- a CDS encoding DUF2784 domain-containing protein translates to MGYQLLAELVMLLHFGFLTYVALGGFLAWRRPWAIVPHAAAVGWGALNATVGIPCPLTAWEDAARRRAGELGLPRGFIDTYLTGVVYPEEHLLTAQLLVAALVLVSWTGFVLRMRRGAPV, encoded by the coding sequence ATGGGTTACCAGCTGCTGGCCGAGCTGGTGATGCTGCTGCACTTCGGGTTCCTCACCTACGTCGCGCTCGGCGGGTTCCTCGCCTGGCGGAGGCCGTGGGCGATCGTCCCGCACGCCGCGGCGGTGGGGTGGGGTGCGCTCAACGCAACCGTCGGGATCCCGTGCCCGCTCACGGCGTGGGAGGACGCCGCCCGCCGCCGGGCGGGCGAGCTGGGACTGCCCCGCGGGTTCATCGACACCTACCTCACCGGCGTCGTCTACCCGGAGGAGCACCTGCTCACGGCGCAGCTGCTCGTGGCCGCGCTCGTCCTGGTGTCGTGGACCGGGTTCGTGCTGAGGATGCGCCGGGGTGCGCCTGTCTAG
- the larA gene encoding nickel-dependent lactate racemase, whose product MTGTTRVRLAYGDAGLSVDLPAERTTVVEPVYVPGAPDQRDVLRTALRQPVAGPPLRELARPGQKVAISMCDGTRAQPRHLMIPAVLEELDGVVDLDDVVILVATGTHRGNTEAEIRAMVGDAVVDAVHVLNHDAREPSSLVHLGTHGNGVPVWLNRHWVEADLRITTGFVEPHFFAGFSGGPKLVAPGLAGLDTVLTLHDARRIGHPQATWAVCEGNPVHDDIRAVVGAVGGVDFALDVVLNREQQIVEAFGGELFAMHAAAREAAKRLAMRPVPDLFDVVLTTNAGFPLDQNLYQSVKGMSAGATVVRDGGTIVCAAECRDGFPNHGSYRDVLESAPSPRALLDAIEARPQTLPDQWQVQVQAKVQSRARVVMHTSYLSDHALAAAHLEQTTDIAATVAEALGAVGPDARVCVLPEGPQTIPYLA is encoded by the coding sequence ATGACGGGAACGACACGGGTGCGGCTCGCCTACGGCGACGCCGGCCTGTCGGTCGACCTTCCCGCCGAGCGCACCACGGTGGTCGAGCCGGTCTACGTACCGGGCGCACCCGACCAGCGGGACGTGCTGCGCACGGCCCTGCGGCAGCCCGTCGCCGGTCCCCCGCTGCGCGAGCTCGCGCGGCCGGGCCAGAAGGTCGCGATCTCGATGTGCGACGGCACCCGCGCCCAGCCCAGACACCTCATGATCCCCGCGGTCCTCGAGGAGCTCGACGGCGTCGTCGACCTCGACGACGTGGTGATCCTCGTGGCGACCGGCACCCACCGCGGCAACACCGAGGCCGAGATCCGGGCGATGGTCGGCGATGCCGTCGTCGACGCCGTGCACGTGCTCAACCACGACGCCCGGGAGCCCTCGTCCCTGGTGCACCTCGGCACGCACGGCAACGGCGTCCCCGTATGGCTCAACCGCCACTGGGTCGAGGCGGACCTGCGGATCACCACCGGGTTCGTCGAACCGCACTTCTTCGCAGGCTTCAGCGGCGGGCCGAAGCTGGTCGCGCCGGGCCTCGCCGGGCTGGACACCGTGCTCACCCTGCACGACGCCCGGCGCATCGGGCACCCGCAGGCCACCTGGGCAGTCTGCGAGGGCAACCCGGTGCACGACGACATCCGGGCCGTCGTCGGCGCCGTGGGAGGGGTCGACTTCGCGCTGGACGTCGTGCTCAACCGCGAACAGCAGATCGTCGAGGCGTTCGGCGGAGAGCTCTTCGCGATGCACGCCGCCGCTCGGGAGGCGGCGAAGCGGCTCGCGATGCGCCCGGTGCCGGACCTGTTCGACGTGGTCCTGACGACGAACGCGGGCTTCCCGCTGGACCAGAACCTCTACCAGTCGGTGAAGGGCATGTCGGCGGGCGCCACCGTCGTCCGGGACGGCGGGACGATCGTGTGTGCGGCCGAGTGCCGCGACGGGTTCCCCAACCACGGCTCGTACCGGGATGTCCTGGAGTCGGCACCGTCGCCGCGCGCCCTTCTCGACGCGATCGAGGCCCGGCCCCAGACGCTGCCCGACCAGTGGCAGGTGCAGGTGCAGGCCAAGGTGCAGAGCCGGGCGCGGGTGGTGATGCACACGTCGTACCTGTCCGACCACGCACTGGCCGCCGCCCACCTCGAACAGACCACCGACATCGCCGCCACCGTCGCGGAGGCACTGGGCGCCGTCGGGCCGGACGCCCGGGTCTGCGTGCTGCCGGAAGGACCCCAGACGATCCCCTACCTGGCCTGA
- a CDS encoding aldose epimerase family protein, with protein sequence MDVIWLRSSALEVGVITYGARIVSVRTPDRDGTWADITLGLADLDAYRRDPGYLGACVGRYANRIAGARFTLDGAEYRIPPNEGENALHGGPGGFESKEWSTDGPDGSSVTLRHTSPDGDNGFPGTLAATVTYTVDGPELSIEHTATTDKPTVVNLTNHAYWNLAGGGSAEDHEVQLHAGHVLPVDGDSLPTGPPIPVDGTPLDFRSPARLGARIRDGHPQLAAVHGHDHAYVIDDSPGELRAAARVVEPRTGRTLQLRTDQPSVQFYTGNMLNGSLVLRDGSTARQTDAFCLEAQGFPDAPNHPDYPSTVLRPGEEYRSRMVFTFGTA encoded by the coding sequence ATGGACGTCATCTGGCTGCGGAGCAGCGCGCTCGAGGTCGGCGTGATCACGTACGGGGCGCGGATCGTGTCGGTCCGCACCCCCGACCGCGACGGGACGTGGGCCGACATCACCCTCGGCCTCGCCGACCTCGACGCGTACCGGCGCGACCCCGGCTACCTCGGCGCCTGCGTGGGCCGCTACGCCAACCGGATCGCAGGCGCCCGGTTCACGCTCGACGGGGCCGAGTACCGGATCCCGCCGAACGAGGGGGAGAACGCCCTGCACGGCGGGCCGGGCGGCTTCGAGTCGAAGGAGTGGTCGACCGACGGGCCGGACGGCTCGTCGGTGACCCTGCGGCACACCAGCCCGGACGGCGACAACGGCTTCCCCGGCACGCTCGCCGCCACCGTCACCTACACCGTGGACGGCCCGGAGCTCTCCATCGAACACACGGCTACCACGGACAAGCCGACCGTGGTGAACCTGACCAACCACGCCTACTGGAACCTGGCGGGCGGCGGCAGCGCCGAGGACCACGAGGTGCAGCTGCACGCAGGCCACGTCCTGCCCGTCGACGGCGACTCGCTGCCGACGGGCCCGCCGATCCCGGTGGACGGCACACCCCTGGACTTCCGCTCCCCAGCGCGTCTCGGTGCCCGGATCCGGGACGGCCACCCGCAGCTCGCCGCCGTGCACGGGCACGATCACGCCTACGTGATCGACGACAGCCCGGGCGAGCTGCGCGCCGCCGCCCGCGTGGTGGAGCCGCGCACGGGCCGGACCCTGCAGCTGCGCACCGACCAGCCGAGCGTGCAGTTCTACACGGGCAACATGCTGAACGGGTCGCTCGTGCTGCGCGACGGCAGCACGGCCCGGCAGACCGACGCCTTCTGCCTGGAGGCCCAGGGCTTCCCGGACGCGCCGAACCACCCGGACTACCCGTCCACCGTCCTGCGGCCGGGCGAGGAGTACCGGTCCCGGATGGTCTTCACGTTCGGGACCGCGTAG
- a CDS encoding L-ribulose-5-phosphate 4-epimerase: MPESAKAAVDDLRERVAALHAELVRYGLVVWTAGNVSGRVPGHDLMVIKPSGVSYDDLSADRMVVCDLDGKLVEGDYSPSSDTEAHAHVYRHMPEVGGVVHTHSGYASAWAALGEPIPCVLTAMADEFGGPIPLGPFARIGDDAIGRGIVDTLTGHRSRAVIMKNHGVFSIGPDPKAAVKAAVMCEDVARSTFIARQMGPLVPIPQDDVDALYDRYQNVYGQQGDSK, translated from the coding sequence ATTCCCGAGTCCGCCAAGGCAGCGGTCGACGACCTGCGCGAGCGCGTCGCCGCCCTGCACGCCGAGCTGGTGCGCTACGGCCTCGTCGTCTGGACGGCCGGCAACGTCTCGGGCCGGGTGCCCGGGCACGACCTGATGGTGATCAAGCCCAGCGGGGTGTCCTACGACGACCTGTCCGCCGACCGGATGGTGGTCTGCGACCTGGACGGCAAGCTCGTCGAGGGCGACTACTCCCCCTCCAGCGACACCGAGGCGCACGCGCACGTCTACCGCCACATGCCCGAGGTGGGCGGCGTCGTGCACACCCACTCCGGCTACGCGAGCGCGTGGGCCGCGCTGGGCGAGCCGATCCCGTGCGTCCTGACGGCGATGGCCGACGAGTTCGGCGGCCCGATCCCGCTCGGCCCGTTCGCCCGCATCGGCGACGACGCCATCGGCCGCGGCATCGTGGACACCCTCACCGGCCACCGCTCTCGCGCGGTGATCATGAAGAACCACGGCGTGTTCTCGATCGGCCCGGACCCGAAGGCCGCGGTCAAGGCGGCCGTGATGTGCGAGGACGTCGCCCGCTCGACGTTCATCGCCCGCCAGATGGGGCCGCTCGTCCCGATCCCGCAGGACGACGTCGACGCGCTCTACGACCGCTACCAGAACGTCTACGGCCAGCAGGGGGACTCCAAGTGA
- a CDS encoding DMT family transporter, translating to MTIRTETRTGALAMGAVAMASVGGSVAVSGVLADAPLFTVQAIRYAAASLLLLALARAARVPIRLPRGAEWMWLSGVAALGLVLFNVALVRGSEHAEPAALGVAVACVPVVLALVGPLLEGGRPAPGAVIAAVVVTAGAALVQSGGRTDLAGLGWAATVLACEVGFTLLAVPVLRRHGPWGVSVHTCWIATAQLTVLAALTEGPGAATTLRGPHIAAIAYLAVVLTAVAFVLWYSAVGRLGTALAGLLTGVAPVAAAAVGVLLGGPVPGPTVCAGTALVVGGLLLGVRTRPDGKQQAEPKIPSAGTMG from the coding sequence ATGACGATCCGAACCGAGACCCGCACCGGCGCACTCGCCATGGGCGCCGTGGCGATGGCGAGCGTCGGCGGCAGCGTCGCCGTGTCCGGCGTGCTCGCCGACGCCCCGCTGTTCACCGTCCAGGCGATCCGCTACGCCGCGGCCTCGCTCCTGCTCCTCGCGCTGGCCCGGGCCGCCCGCGTGCCGATCCGTCTGCCGCGCGGGGCGGAGTGGATGTGGCTCTCCGGGGTCGCCGCCCTCGGACTCGTGCTGTTCAACGTCGCGCTGGTCCGCGGCTCGGAGCACGCGGAGCCCGCGGCGCTGGGGGTCGCCGTGGCGTGCGTGCCGGTGGTGCTCGCGCTCGTCGGCCCGCTCCTGGAGGGCGGCCGACCCGCGCCGGGCGCGGTGATCGCCGCGGTGGTCGTGACGGCGGGCGCGGCGCTCGTGCAGAGCGGCGGCCGCACCGACCTCGCCGGGCTCGGCTGGGCGGCCACGGTGCTGGCGTGCGAGGTCGGGTTCACCCTCCTCGCCGTGCCGGTGCTGCGCCGGCACGGACCCTGGGGTGTGTCGGTGCACACATGCTGGATCGCCACGGCCCAGCTGACCGTGCTCGCGGCCCTCACCGAGGGCCCCGGCGCGGCGACGACCCTGCGCGGCCCCCACATCGCCGCGATCGCGTACCTGGCGGTCGTCCTCACCGCGGTCGCGTTCGTCCTCTGGTACTCGGCGGTCGGACGGCTGGGAACCGCACTGGCGGGCCTGTTGACCGGCGTCGCACCCGTCGCCGCGGCCGCGGTCGGCGTGCTGCTCGGTGGCCCCGTGCCCGGTCCCACGGTGTGCGCCGGGACGGCACTGGTCGTCGGCGGGCTACTGCTCGGGGTGCGGACACGACCGGACGGGAAGCAGCAAGCCGAGCCGAAGATCCCGTCTGCGGGCACTATGGGGTGA